In the Ramlibacter tataouinensis TTB310 genome, one interval contains:
- a CDS encoding I78 family peptidase inhibitor — protein MSARCLVVAAATAAMLLAACTRDPYLPSVSASNPARVSGAGAGCNAAAAQYAVARIADDALAAQAQQRAGAASVRIIRPGDAVTQDANRSRLTLEVGDFERVRSVRCG, from the coding sequence ATGTCCGCACGATGCCTTGTCGTCGCCGCTGCCACTGCCGCCATGCTGCTGGCCGCCTGCACCCGTGATCCCTACCTGCCGTCGGTCTCGGCGTCCAACCCGGCCCGCGTGTCCGGCGCCGGCGCCGGCTGCAACGCCGCCGCGGCGCAGTATGCCGTCGCCCGGATCGCCGACGACGCGCTGGCCGCCCAGGCGCAGCAGCGCGCGGGTGCGGCCAGCGTGCGCATCATCCGGCCGGGTGACGCGGTCACCCAGGATGCCAACCGCTCCCGGCTGACGCTGGAGGTGGGCGACTTCGAGCGCGTGCGCTCGGTGAGGTGTGGGTGA
- a CDS encoding 4-oxalocrotonate tautomerase, translating into MPTLRVELMEGRTPEQKKQLVQALTQAVVETLGSKPESVDILLYDIRRHDWATGGVLWSEKS; encoded by the coding sequence ATGCCCACCCTGCGCGTAGAACTCATGGAAGGCCGCACGCCGGAACAGAAGAAGCAGCTGGTCCAGGCCCTGACCCAGGCGGTCGTCGAGACCCTGGGCAGCAAGCCCGAGTCGGTCGACATCCTGCTGTACGACATCCGGCGGCACGACTGGGCCACCGGCGGCGTGCTGTGGTCGGAGAAGTCATGA
- the polA gene encoding DNA polymerase I: protein MSEPLSESPDEEQAPAAQAPEGAGPKVLLLVDGSSYLYRAFHAMPDLRAVPGDPGSPATGAIRGMINMMQKLRRDVRADYAACVFDAPGKTFRDDLYPGYKANRSAMPDDLRAQIEPIHEVVRLLGWKVLNVPGVEADDVIGTLSCMATERGIHTVISSGDKDLSQLVNDHVKVIDTMNDKVRDVAGVEAEFGVPPRLMVDYQVLVGDSVDNVPGVDKVGPKTAVKLLQEYGSLDALVERAAEVKGAVGENLRKALPWLPTGRELLTIRKSCDLRDHIPGLPELEDIVIGGQDTEKLKAFYERYGFKGLARQLEEHAVPPELIEEHRSKKKVGPGPGPGGLLQEPDLTGLSQVTNLQYDTLLDWEQFEAWLAKIEAADLVAVDTETSSLDEMRAEIIGLSFSTEPGVAAYVPLAHSYADAPPQLPREEVLARLKPWLEDPGRKKLGQHVKYDRHVFANHGIEVRGYAHDTMLQSYVLEVHKPHGLASLAERHLGRSGIDYETIAGKGAHQIPFSQVAIDKAAEYSCEDSDQTLDVHLALWPRLEQDGKLRFIYELEMQSSETLFRIERNGVLIDAATLARQSAELGQRILQLERECHELAGQPFNLGSPKQIGEIFFGKLGLPVVKKTPSGAPSTDEEVLEKLAEDFPLPAKVLEHRSLSKLKGTYTDKLAQMAHPRTGRVHTHYAQAVAVTGRLSSNEPNLQNIPVKTAEGRRVREAFVAPPGHLIASADYSQIELRIMAHLSEDPALLRAFTEGLDVHRATAAEVFGVPPDQVTSEQRRYAKVINFGLIYGMSSFGLARNLAIDNQAAKNYIERYFQRYPGVKNYMDETRLAAKSKGYVETVFGRRLYLPEINSPNGPRRGGAERAAINAPMQGTAADLIKLSMVKVQEVLDAQRRRTKMIMQVHDELVFEVPEDEVEWVRGEIPRLMAGVAELRVPLLAEIGLGENWEKAH, encoded by the coding sequence ATGAGCGAGCCCCTGAGCGAGTCCCCGGACGAAGAACAAGCCCCGGCGGCGCAGGCGCCGGAAGGCGCCGGCCCCAAGGTGCTGCTGCTGGTCGACGGCTCCAGCTACCTGTACCGCGCCTTCCACGCCATGCCCGACCTGCGGGCCGTGCCGGGCGACCCGGGCAGCCCGGCCACCGGCGCCATCCGCGGCATGATCAACATGATGCAGAAGCTGCGGCGCGACGTGCGCGCCGACTACGCGGCCTGCGTGTTCGACGCGCCGGGCAAGACCTTCCGCGACGACCTGTACCCCGGCTACAAGGCCAACCGCTCGGCCATGCCGGACGACCTGCGCGCGCAGATCGAGCCCATCCACGAGGTGGTGCGCCTGCTGGGGTGGAAGGTGCTGAACGTGCCGGGCGTGGAGGCCGACGACGTGATCGGCACGCTGTCGTGCATGGCCACCGAGCGCGGCATCCACACCGTGATCTCCTCGGGCGACAAGGACCTGAGCCAGCTGGTCAACGACCACGTCAAGGTCATCGACACCATGAACGACAAGGTGCGCGACGTGGCCGGCGTGGAGGCGGAGTTCGGCGTGCCGCCGCGGCTGATGGTGGACTACCAGGTGCTGGTGGGCGACTCGGTGGACAACGTGCCGGGCGTGGACAAGGTCGGGCCCAAGACGGCGGTCAAGCTGCTGCAGGAGTACGGCTCGCTGGACGCCCTGGTCGAGCGCGCGGCCGAGGTCAAGGGCGCGGTCGGCGAGAACCTGCGCAAGGCCCTGCCTTGGCTGCCCACCGGCCGCGAGCTGCTGACCATCCGCAAGAGCTGCGACCTGAGGGACCACATCCCCGGCCTGCCCGAGCTGGAGGACATCGTCATCGGCGGCCAGGACACGGAAAAGCTCAAGGCCTTCTACGAGCGCTACGGCTTCAAGGGGCTGGCGCGGCAGCTGGAGGAGCATGCCGTGCCGCCCGAGCTGATCGAGGAGCACCGCAGCAAGAAGAAGGTCGGCCCCGGGCCGGGGCCGGGCGGGCTGTTGCAGGAGCCCGACCTGACGGGCCTGTCGCAGGTGACCAACCTGCAGTACGACACCCTGCTGGACTGGGAGCAGTTCGAGGCCTGGCTGGCGAAGATCGAGGCGGCGGACCTGGTGGCCGTGGACACCGAGACCAGTTCGCTGGACGAGATGCGGGCCGAGATCATCGGCCTGTCGTTCAGCACCGAGCCGGGCGTGGCCGCCTACGTCCCGCTGGCCCACAGCTATGCCGACGCGCCGCCGCAGCTGCCGCGCGAGGAGGTGCTGGCGCGCCTGAAGCCCTGGCTGGAGGACCCGGGCAGGAAGAAGCTGGGCCAGCACGTCAAGTACGACCGCCACGTCTTCGCCAACCACGGTATCGAGGTGCGCGGCTACGCGCACGACACCATGCTGCAAAGCTACGTGCTGGAGGTGCACAAGCCACACGGGCTGGCCAGCCTGGCCGAGCGCCACCTGGGGCGCAGCGGCATCGACTACGAGACCATCGCCGGCAAGGGCGCGCACCAGATCCCGTTCAGCCAGGTGGCCATCGACAAGGCGGCCGAGTACTCCTGCGAGGACTCGGACCAGACGCTGGACGTGCACCTGGCGCTGTGGCCGCGGCTGGAGCAGGACGGCAAGCTGCGCTTCATCTACGAGCTGGAGATGCAGTCCAGCGAGACGCTGTTCCGCATCGAGCGCAACGGCGTGCTGATCGACGCCGCCACCCTGGCCCGGCAGAGCGCCGAGCTGGGCCAGCGCATCCTGCAGCTCGAGCGCGAGTGCCACGAGCTGGCCGGCCAGCCGTTCAACCTGGGCAGCCCCAAGCAGATCGGCGAGATCTTCTTCGGCAAGCTGGGCCTGCCGGTGGTGAAGAAGACGCCCTCCGGCGCGCCCAGCACCGACGAGGAGGTGCTGGAGAAGCTGGCCGAGGACTTCCCGCTGCCGGCCAAGGTGCTGGAGCACCGCAGCCTGTCCAAGCTCAAGGGCACCTACACCGACAAGCTGGCGCAGATGGCGCATCCGCGCACCGGCCGCGTGCACACGCATTACGCCCAGGCCGTCGCGGTCACCGGCCGGCTGTCCAGCAACGAGCCCAACCTGCAGAACATACCGGTCAAGACGGCCGAGGGCCGGCGCGTGCGCGAGGCCTTCGTCGCGCCGCCCGGCCACCTGATCGCCAGCGCCGACTACAGCCAGATCGAGCTGCGCATCATGGCCCACCTGAGCGAGGACCCGGCGCTGCTGCGCGCCTTCACCGAGGGCCTGGACGTGCACCGCGCCACCGCGGCCGAGGTGTTCGGCGTGCCGCCCGACCAGGTCACCAGCGAGCAGCGCCGCTACGCCAAGGTGATCAACTTCGGCCTGATCTACGGCATGAGCAGCTTCGGCCTGGCGCGCAACCTGGCCATCGACAACCAGGCCGCCAAGAACTACATCGAGCGCTACTTCCAGCGCTATCCCGGCGTCAAGAACTACATGGACGAGACGCGCCTGGCGGCCAAGAGCAAGGGCTACGTGGAGACGGTGTTCGGGCGGCGCCTGTACCTGCCGGAGATCAACTCACCCAACGGCCCGCGCCGCGGAGGCGCCGAACGCGCGGCCATCAACGCGCCCATGCAGGGCACGGCCGCCGACCTGATCAAGCTGTCCATGGTGAAGGTGCAGGAGGTGCTGGACGCGCAGCGGCGCCGCACCAAGATGATCATGCAGGTGCACGACGAACTGGTGTTCGAGGTGCCCGAGGACGAGGTCGAGTGGGTGCGCGGCGAGATCCCGCGTTTGATGGCCGGCGTGGCGGAGCTGCGCGTGCCGCTGCTGGCGGAGATCGGGTTGGGGGAGAACTGGGAGAAGGCGCACTGA
- a CDS encoding I78 family peptidase inhibitor has translation MSRRVVPLSRLAAAAGLLVLAGCAQQGPAGGTMPAPATAPPGAVSPMPAAPPAASPVPAPVPAPPAAVPAAPAAASPAPAPRVAGCNAAAARGALGYPYSDVLAERAGAAAGAESVRMTRAGRPDTDPPMAQRLNLEVDPMGNIVRITCG, from the coding sequence ATGAGCAGGCGGGTCGTCCCCCTGAGCCGCCTGGCCGCTGCGGCGGGCCTGCTGGTCCTGGCCGGCTGCGCCCAGCAGGGTCCGGCCGGCGGCACGATGCCGGCACCCGCAACGGCGCCGCCCGGGGCCGTTTCCCCGATGCCTGCCGCGCCCCCGGCGGCTTCCCCGGTGCCCGCGCCCGTTCCGGCGCCGCCCGCCGCCGTTCCGGCGGCGCCGGCGGCTGCGTCCCCGGCGCCCGCACCCCGCGTCGCCGGCTGCAATGCGGCCGCGGCACGCGGCGCCCTGGGTTACCCCTACAGCGACGTCCTGGCCGAGCGGGCAGGCGCTGCCGCGGGGGCCGAGTCGGTGCGCATGACGCGCGCCGGCCGCCCCGACACGGACCCGCCCATGGCCCAGCGCCTGAACCTGGAGGTGGACCCGATGGGCAACATCGTGCGCATCACCTGCGGCTGA